A stretch of Synechococcus sp. WH 8020 DNA encodes these proteins:
- a CDS encoding VOC family protein, with product MPAVQRLGHVAIRVQDMSRAIAFYCDLGMRLVWKADDWCYLEAGEGRDGLALLGPNYKAAGPHFAFHFRDRAEVDVVHDHLKASGVSVGAVHDHRDGTASFYFRDPDGNWLEMLYEPPGGIPSNQMEASAGLS from the coding sequence ATGCCAGCGGTACAGCGCCTTGGCCACGTCGCCATCCGTGTGCAGGACATGTCACGTGCGATCGCTTTTTACTGTGATCTCGGCATGCGCTTGGTCTGGAAGGCGGATGACTGGTGCTATCTCGAGGCGGGAGAGGGCCGAGATGGGTTAGCTCTTCTGGGACCCAACTACAAAGCAGCTGGGCCGCATTTTGCCTTTCACTTTCGCGATCGCGCTGAGGTTGATGTGGTTCATGACCACCTCAAAGCGTCTGGGGTCAGCGTTGGAGCGGTGCATGACCACAGAGATGGAACAGCCTCCTTTTACTTCCGTGATCCAGATGGGAACTGGCTCGAGATGCTGTATGAACCTCCTGGTGGCATCCCCTCTAACCAGATGGAGGCATCAGCGGGTCTCTCCTGA
- the hemB gene encoding porphobilinogen synthase: MDISYRPRRLRRSPAIRAMVRENQLLPSDFIYPLFVHEGAEVEPIGAMPGASRWSLDRLSAEVQRAWDLGIRCVVLFPKVAEGLKTEDGAECFNENGLIPRAIRQLKQEIPEMAIMTDVALDPYSCDGHDGIVSQAGVVLNDETIEQLCKQAVMQAEAGADLIGPSDMMDGRVGAIREALDDAGFEHVGIISYTAKYSSAYYGPFREALDSAPRATTEKVIPKNKDTYQMDPANAREAITEAQLDEQEGADIMMVKPGLAYLDIICRLRDESELPIAAYNVSGEYSMVKAAAERGWIDERAVVLETLLSFKRAGADLILTYHACDAAEWLRTR; encoded by the coding sequence ATGGATATCTCCTATCGCCCCCGCCGTTTGCGTCGCTCTCCGGCCATCAGGGCCATGGTGCGCGAAAACCAATTGCTCCCATCCGACTTTATTTATCCTCTATTTGTGCACGAAGGTGCTGAGGTTGAACCGATCGGCGCCATGCCAGGCGCAAGTCGCTGGAGCCTCGATCGCTTGAGTGCTGAAGTTCAGCGAGCCTGGGATCTGGGCATTCGCTGCGTGGTGCTCTTCCCCAAGGTGGCTGAAGGGCTCAAGACAGAAGACGGTGCTGAGTGCTTCAACGAGAACGGTCTGATCCCGCGTGCGATCCGTCAGTTGAAGCAAGAGATCCCTGAGATGGCGATCATGACCGACGTTGCCCTCGACCCTTACTCCTGTGATGGCCACGACGGGATTGTGAGCCAGGCAGGTGTCGTGCTGAACGACGAAACCATCGAGCAGTTGTGCAAGCAGGCTGTGATGCAGGCGGAGGCCGGGGCTGATCTGATTGGGCCTAGCGACATGATGGATGGTCGCGTTGGCGCCATACGTGAAGCGCTTGATGACGCCGGTTTCGAGCACGTCGGCATCATCAGCTACACCGCAAAGTATTCCTCCGCTTATTACGGCCCGTTTCGCGAGGCGCTGGATTCCGCTCCTCGCGCGACGACTGAGAAGGTGATCCCTAAGAACAAAGACACCTATCAAATGGACCCGGCCAATGCTCGCGAGGCCATCACTGAGGCCCAGCTTGATGAGCAAGAAGGTGCCGACATCATGATGGTGAAGCCAGGTTTGGCTTATCTGGACATCATCTGCCGCCTGCGGGATGAGTCAGAGCTTCCGATCGCTGCTTACAACGTCAGTGGCGAATACTCCATGGTGAAAGCGGCCGCAGAACGGGGATGGATTGATGAACGTGCCGTGGTTCTCGAGACTTTGCTGAGCTTCAAGCGGGCGGGTGCCGATTTAATCCTCACGTATCACGCTTGTGATGCCGCCGAGTGGCTACGAACGCGTTGA